Proteins from a genomic interval of Garra rufa chromosome 4, GarRuf1.0, whole genome shotgun sequence:
- the ikbip gene encoding inhibitor of nuclear factor kappa-B kinase-interacting protein isoform X2 gives MQVSGVKQRQKTQNKPQNGEKRRTDDEEEKETVIRASSSRFSPDMKLCVSLMCLSASLIMTWLQVQQNAKLAEMTEKYEHLYEKSRNVKELEEKMAEVSQKCALAVSLDAEVAHLQERFSSLTGQHQQLQQNLSALVQAVESVEQHTTQVSSDVTSRVSSIRTDVRRMAGLETEAEALLNQTQALEEKVAQTEKMMVKRIGELLAGSIDRVSALKSTAENSIQRLDQISALVHELSAANRKLSEQILALESGQAKLLKTAMFASDLKPKVFSIRQDLAIIQPKLDDLTLRIGLLAEDLMSRAELTRHTPDQKDQLTP, from the exons ATGCAGGTCAGCGGCGTGAAACAGCGACAGAAGACTCAAAACAAGCCGCAGAACGGAGAGAAGCGGCGGACTGACGATGAGGAGGAGAAAGAGACCGTTATTAGAGCCTCTTCCTCTCGCTTCAGTCCCGATATGAAGCTCTGTGTCAGTCTGATGTGTCTCTCAGCCTCGCTCATCATGACCTG GCTGCAAGTCCAGCAGAATGCAAAGCTGGCAGAAATGACCGAGAAATACGAGCATTTGTATGAAAAGAGCCGAAATGTAAAAGAACTGGAGGAAAAAATGGCAGAAGTCTCTCAGAAG TGTGCGCTGGCGGTCTCTCTGGACGCGGAGGTGGCTCACCTGCAGGAGCGTTTCTCCAGCCTGACGGGCCAACATCAGCAGCTCCAGCAGAACCTGAGCGCCCTCGTTCAGGCGGTGGAGAGCGTGGAGCAGCACACCACTCAGGTCTCCAGCGACGTGACCTCTAGGGTGTCCTCCATCCGTACGGACGTGAGACGCATGGCTGGACTGGAGACGGAAGCGGAGGCGCTGCTCAACCAAACTCAAGCCCTGGAGGAGAAGGTGGCCCAGACTGAGAAGATGATGGTGAAGCGCATCGGAGAGCTTCTGGCTGGAAGCATTGACCGCGTCTCGGCTCTGAAGAGCACAGCTGAGAACAGCATCCAGCGGCTGGATCAGATATCTGCCCTCGTTCATGAGCTCTCAGCAGCCAACCGCAAGCTCTCAGAGCAGATCCTGGCATTGGAGAGCGGACAGGCCAAGCTCCTGAAGACGGCTATGTTCGCCAGCGACCTCAAGCCCAAGGTGTTCTCCATCAGACAGGACTTGGCCATCATCCAGCCCAAACTGGACGACCTGACGCTGAGGATCGGCCTCCTGGCTGAAGACCTGATGAGCAGAGCAGAGCTGACACGCCACACACCAGACCAGAAAGACCAGCTGACGCCGTGA
- the ikbip gene encoding inhibitor of nuclear factor kappa-B kinase-interacting protein isoform X1, which produces MQVSGVKQRQKTQNKPQNGEKRRTDDEEEKETVIRASSSRFSPDMKLCVSLMCLSASLIMTWLQVQQNAKLAEMTEKYEHLYEKSRNVKELEEKMAEVSQKLQASSSSSSSSVLKHTLASIHNSSDARQAEQDQSSLRIHTLNQRMRSVTEVWQSRQATVRKELDELKTRSRAAHAHVTEHINDAEALLRELEERLQEVQDGTRRNARVLDRTEEEDAVWVRETLDWNERRVSRLQEHLRRQTDQGQELRQRLESSAPHTRLWQDQHLPAAEEAVRSMLKVRAQVSATYRSLEELQLQVRSAEERVKRTRDARPAGQEDSQELNQLDGLLTGE; this is translated from the exons ATGCAGGTCAGCGGCGTGAAACAGCGACAGAAGACTCAAAACAAGCCGCAGAACGGAGAGAAGCGGCGGACTGACGATGAGGAGGAGAAAGAGACCGTTATTAGAGCCTCTTCCTCTCGCTTCAGTCCCGATATGAAGCTCTGTGTCAGTCTGATGTGTCTCTCAGCCTCGCTCATCATGACCTG GCTGCAAGTCCAGCAGAATGCAAAGCTGGCAGAAATGACCGAGAAATACGAGCATTTGTATGAAAAGAGCCGAAATGTAAAAGAACTGGAGGAAAAAATGGCAGAAGTCTCTCAGAAG CTGCAggcctcttcctcctcctcctcttcgtcTGTGCTCAAACACACCCTCGCCTCCATCCACAACTCCTCAGACGCAAGACAGGCGGAGCAGGATCAGTCTTCACTCCGCATTCACACTCTAAACCAGCGCATGCGGAGCGTCACTGAAGTGTGGCAAAGCAGGCAAGCCACTGTGAGGAAGGAGCTGGACGAGCTGAAGACGCGATCTCGAGCCGCACACGCACATGTGACGGAGCACATCAATGACGCAGAAGCGCTGCTGCGCGAGCTGGAGGAACGGCTGCAGGAGGTGCAGGACGGGACCAGGAGGAACGCACGCGTGCTGGACCGCACCGAGGAGGAGGACGCGGTGTGGGTGCGCGAAACTCTGGACTGGAACGAGCGGAGGGTCTCGCGGCTCCAGGAGCACCTGCGGCGTCAGACGGACCAGGGACAGGAGCTCCGTCAGCGGCTGGAGAGCAGCGCTCCTCACACACGGCTCTGGCAGGACCAGCACCTCCCGGCTGCGGAGGAGGCCGTGCGCTCTATGCTCAAGGTGCGTGCGCAGGTGAGCGCCACCTACAGGAGTCTGGAGGAGCTGCAGCTGCAGGTGCGGAGCGCTGAGGAACGGGTGAAGAGGACACGAGACGCCAGACCGGCTGGACAGGAAGACAGCCAGGAGCTAAACCAGCTGGATGGACTCTTAACAGGAGAATGA